GACGGCGCCGGAGGAAGCCGTCGCCGGCGACGACATCTTCAACGGCGCCGACGACGACGCCTCCGGGGTCACCGCCGTGCTGGAGTTGGCGCGCGCGCTGGCCTCCGGGCGGCGGCCCCGGCGCACCGTGGTCTTCGCCTTCTTCGGCAGCGAGGAGCTGGGCGGCTTCGGCAACCGCTATTTCCTCCAGCACCCGCCGGTGCCGTTGGCCTCGATCGTCGCCAACCTGGAGTTTGAGATGATCGGCCGGCCCGACGCCGCGGTAGCGGCGCATACGCTCTGGCTGACGGGCTGGAAGCGCTCCAACCTCGGTCCCGTGCTGGCGAAACACGGGGCGCGGCTGGTGGGAGACCCGCATCCCAAGGAGCATTTCTTCCAGCGGTCGGACAACTACGCGCTGGCCCGCAAGGGCATCGTGGCGCAGACGGTGTCGAGCTTCGGCTTGCACACCGACTACCACCAGCCCTCGGACGACCTGGCCCATCTGGACCTGGCGCACATGGCCGAGGCCATCGGTTCCATGATCCGGCCGGTGCGCTGGCTGGCGAACTCCAGCTTCAAACCGCGGTGGAAGCCGGGGGG
The DNA window shown above is from Terriglobales bacterium and carries:
- a CDS encoding M20/M25/M40 family metallo-hydrolase; translated protein: MRRLSILLALLLVAAPAMAQSRAVCKPCIQAHEEFLASDALRGRGSATDDEQKAAEYIAGELKKYGVQPFEGGDYIQPVVTEVDLSKLPMDKIPPAFARRLKAAVHEGKLTTRNVLGILPGSDRRRKGEVVLLSAHLDHLGTAPEEAVAGDDIFNGADDDASGVTAVLELARALASGRRPRRTVVFAFFGSEELGGFGNRYFLQHPPVPLASIVANLEFEMIGRPDAAVAAHTLWLTGWKRSNLGPVLAKHGARLVGDPHPKEHFFQRSDNYALARKGIVAQTVSSFGLHTDYHQPSDDLAHLDLAHMAEAIGSMIRPVRWLANSSFKPRWKPGGKPQEASAQPAARH